One Streptomyces sp. NBC_00102 DNA segment encodes these proteins:
- a CDS encoding SAM-dependent methyltransferase, with protein MTDEWLGWGAAARAALYGDGGFYRRPEGPAGHFRTSVHASPLFAAAVARLLAETAAELGTDTVALVDVGAGRGELAAGVLAAAPAGLRITAYAVEIADRPPGLDHRIEWCARLPQGVTGLLFANEWLDNVPLDVAEVDADGVARYVLVRAFDGAERLGDPVAGADARWLERWWTPGAPGDRAEIGLPRDLAWAEAVGSLAAGCAVAVDYAHVRGARPPFGTLTGFRAGREVEPVPDGSCDLTAHVALDACAAAGAPAGGPAPGLLDQRTALGRLGVTGGRPPLAMASTDPAGYVRALASAGEAAELTARGGLGDFGWLVQRVG; from the coding sequence GTGACGGACGAATGGCTCGGATGGGGTGCGGCGGCGCGTGCCGCGCTGTACGGGGACGGCGGCTTCTACCGGAGACCGGAGGGGCCGGCCGGGCACTTCCGTACCTCGGTGCACGCCTCCCCGCTCTTCGCCGCGGCGGTGGCCCGGCTGCTGGCGGAGACGGCGGCGGAGCTGGGTACGGACACGGTCGCCCTGGTCGACGTGGGCGCGGGGCGCGGGGAGCTGGCCGCCGGGGTGCTGGCCGCCGCTCCGGCGGGGCTGCGGATCACCGCGTACGCCGTCGAGATCGCGGACCGTCCGCCGGGTCTGGATCACCGGATCGAGTGGTGCGCGCGGTTGCCGCAGGGCGTCACCGGGCTGCTCTTCGCCAACGAGTGGCTGGACAACGTGCCGCTCGACGTCGCGGAGGTGGACGCGGACGGTGTCGCCCGGTACGTCCTGGTCCGCGCCTTCGACGGCGCCGAGCGGCTGGGTGACCCGGTGGCCGGCGCGGACGCGCGGTGGCTGGAGCGCTGGTGGACACCGGGCGCTCCCGGCGACCGGGCCGAGATCGGGCTGCCCCGGGATCTGGCGTGGGCCGAGGCGGTCGGCTCGCTGGCGGCGGGATGCGCGGTGGCCGTGGACTACGCGCACGTACGCGGCGCCCGCCCGCCGTTCGGAACCCTGACCGGCTTCCGGGCGGGCCGCGAGGTGGAACCGGTGCCGGACGGCTCCTGCGACCTCACCGCCCATGTCGCCCTCGACGCCTGTGCCGCCGCCGGGGCGCCCGCCGGCGGCCCGGCGCCCGGACTCCTCGACCAGCGCACCGCGCTGGGCCGGCTCGGCGTGACCGGCGGGCGTCCACCGCTGGCGATGGCCTCCACCGACCCCGCCGGGTACGTCCGGGCGCTCGCCTCGGCGGGCGAGGCGGCCGAACTCACCGCGCGGGGCGGGCTGGGCGACTTCGGGTGGCTGGTGCAGCGGGTGGGGTGA
- a CDS encoding ABC transporter permease, whose amino-acid sequence MGVVADAWTWLVTGSNWSGPDGAAHRLAEHLWVSGLALLVACALALPLGLRLGHLGRGGALAINISNVGRAVPVFAVLALFMLTPLRNSGYVPTVIALVLFAVPPLLTNTYVGMTGVDRAVVEAARGMGMSGAQVFLRVELPLAHPMIMSGLRSAAVQVVATASIAAMAGLGGLGRVITAGFNRYDTAQVFAGAVLVALLALVVEGVLLALDRLLSPLRRRGRRA is encoded by the coding sequence GTGGGAGTCGTCGCGGACGCCTGGACCTGGCTGGTCACGGGCTCCAACTGGTCGGGGCCGGACGGTGCGGCGCACCGCCTGGCCGAACACCTCTGGGTCAGCGGGCTCGCGCTCCTGGTGGCCTGCGCGCTCGCCCTGCCCCTCGGGCTCCGGCTCGGCCACCTCGGCCGGGGCGGCGCGCTCGCCATCAACATCTCCAACGTGGGCCGGGCGGTGCCCGTCTTCGCGGTGCTCGCGCTCTTCATGCTCACCCCGCTGCGCAACTCCGGGTACGTGCCGACGGTGATCGCGCTGGTGCTCTTCGCGGTGCCGCCGCTGCTGACCAACACCTACGTCGGAATGACCGGGGTGGACCGCGCGGTGGTGGAGGCGGCCCGGGGCATGGGGATGTCCGGGGCACAGGTCTTCCTCCGGGTGGAACTGCCGCTCGCCCACCCCATGATCATGTCCGGGCTGCGGTCCGCCGCCGTGCAGGTGGTGGCCACCGCCTCCATCGCGGCGATGGCCGGGCTCGGCGGGCTCGGACGTGTCATCACCGCCGGGTTCAACCGGTACGACACCGCGCAGGTCTTCGCGGGAGCGGTCTTGGTCGCGCTGCTCGCCCTGGTGGTGGAGGGCGTACTGCTGGCGCTCGACCGGCTGCTGTCGCCGCTGCGGCGGCGCGGGCGCCGCGCGTGA
- a CDS encoding NADH-quinone oxidoreductase subunit D, translating to MTETTVGIGGAAESTDMVLNIGPQHPSTHGVLRLRLVLDGERILSAEPVIGYMHRGAEKLFEARDYRQIVMLANRHDWLSAFSNELGVVMAVERMLGMEVPERAVWTRTLLAELNRILNHLMFLGSYPLELGGITPMFYAFREREELQAVMEEVSGGRMHYMFNRVGGLKEDLPAGWLGRARDAVASVRSRMDVYEDLVLGNEIFRGRTRDVGVLTSEAVHAYGVSGPIARASGVDFDLRRDDPYLAYGELADVLKVVTRTEGDCLARFECLLEQTVNALDLADACLDRMDSLAPGPINQRLPKVLKAPEGHTYAWTENPLGINGYYLVSKGEKTPYRLKLRSASFNNIQALTELLPGTLVADMVAILGSLFFVVGDIDK from the coding sequence ATGACGGAGACGACGGTCGGCATCGGTGGCGCGGCGGAGAGCACCGACATGGTGCTCAACATCGGTCCGCAGCACCCCTCCACGCACGGTGTGCTCCGGCTGCGGCTGGTCCTGGACGGCGAGCGCATCCTGAGCGCCGAACCCGTCATCGGGTACATGCACCGGGGCGCGGAGAAGCTCTTCGAGGCCCGTGACTACCGGCAGATCGTGATGCTCGCCAACCGCCACGACTGGCTGTCGGCGTTCTCCAACGAGCTCGGTGTCGTGATGGCCGTCGAGCGGATGCTCGGCATGGAGGTCCCCGAACGCGCCGTCTGGACGCGGACCCTGCTCGCCGAGCTGAACCGGATCCTGAACCACCTGATGTTCCTCGGCTCGTACCCGCTCGAACTCGGCGGCATCACACCGATGTTCTACGCGTTCCGGGAGCGCGAGGAGCTCCAGGCCGTGATGGAGGAGGTCTCCGGCGGCCGGATGCACTACATGTTCAACCGGGTCGGCGGCCTCAAGGAGGACCTCCCGGCGGGCTGGCTCGGCCGGGCACGGGACGCGGTGGCCTCCGTACGTTCGCGGATGGACGTGTACGAGGACCTGGTGCTCGGCAACGAGATCTTCCGGGGCCGTACCCGCGACGTCGGGGTGCTGACCTCCGAAGCGGTGCACGCGTACGGGGTGTCCGGGCCGATCGCCCGCGCCTCCGGCGTCGACTTCGACCTGCGGCGCGACGACCCGTACCTCGCGTACGGGGAGCTGGCGGACGTGCTGAAGGTGGTCACCCGGACCGAGGGCGACTGCCTGGCCCGCTTCGAGTGCCTGCTGGAGCAGACGGTCAACGCGCTGGACCTCGCGGACGCCTGCCTCGACCGGATGGACTCCCTGGCCCCCGGGCCGATCAACCAGCGGCTGCCCAAGGTACTCAAGGCCCCCGAGGGCCACACCTACGCCTGGACCGAGAACCCGCTCGGCATCAACGGCTACTACCTGGTCTCCAAGGGCGAGAAGACGCCGTACCGGCTGAAGCTCCGCTCCGCCTCGTTCAACAACATCCAGGCGCTGACGGAACTGCTGCCGGGCACCCTGGTCGCCGACATGGTCGCGATCCTGGGCTCGCTCTTCTTCGTCGTCGGGGACATCGACAAGTAG
- a CDS encoding sensor histidine kinase, protein MQRLYDFLRRHPTGVDCFWAVVLLGLSGAVFVTEPPGGLRERVLTVPVILGLCTVVALRRRSPERMLLVALGIGIAQVALGVETGVADFALLVIVYTVAAAGERWASRLALACSLLAAGISQARWPEQEGGWVQQIFVVVVLTVPFVLAWVLGDSLRTRRAYFRALEERAARLEREREAQSKVAVAAERARIARELHDVVAHNVSVMVVQADGAAYVMDAAPDQARQALETISTTGRQALAEMRRLLGVLRTGDAETSGEYVPQPDVEQIDELVAQVRKAGLAVDFTVEGTPRPLPSGVELTAYRIVQEALTNTRKHGGPDAGASVRLVYFDDGLGLLVEDDGRGAPHELYEDGGADGAGHGMIGMRERVGMVGGTLDAGPRPGGGFRVSALLPLKPAA, encoded by the coding sequence GTGCAGCGCCTCTACGACTTCCTCCGCAGACACCCGACGGGCGTCGACTGCTTCTGGGCCGTCGTCCTGCTCGGGCTCTCCGGTGCGGTCTTCGTGACCGAACCCCCCGGCGGGCTGCGGGAGCGCGTCCTCACGGTGCCGGTCATCCTGGGGCTCTGCACGGTGGTCGCGCTGCGCCGCCGGTCGCCGGAACGGATGCTGCTGGTCGCCCTCGGGATCGGGATCGCCCAGGTGGCTCTCGGAGTCGAGACGGGCGTCGCGGACTTCGCCCTGCTGGTGATCGTCTACACCGTCGCCGCCGCCGGGGAGCGCTGGGCGTCCCGGCTGGCGCTGGCCTGCAGCCTGCTCGCCGCGGGGATCTCGCAGGCGCGCTGGCCGGAGCAGGAGGGCGGCTGGGTCCAGCAGATCTTCGTGGTGGTCGTGCTGACCGTGCCGTTCGTGCTCGCCTGGGTGCTCGGCGACTCGCTGCGGACCCGGCGGGCGTACTTCAGGGCTCTGGAGGAGCGGGCCGCCCGGCTGGAGCGCGAACGCGAGGCCCAGTCCAAGGTGGCCGTCGCCGCCGAGCGCGCCAGGATCGCCCGCGAGCTCCACGACGTCGTCGCCCACAACGTCTCCGTGATGGTGGTCCAGGCCGACGGCGCCGCCTACGTCATGGACGCGGCGCCCGACCAGGCCCGCCAGGCGCTGGAGACCATCTCCACCACCGGCCGGCAGGCCCTCGCCGAGATGCGCCGACTGCTCGGCGTCCTGCGCACCGGCGACGCCGAGACCAGCGGCGAGTACGTCCCGCAGCCCGACGTCGAGCAGATCGACGAGCTCGTCGCACAGGTCCGCAAGGCCGGCCTCGCGGTGGACTTCACCGTCGAGGGCACCCCGCGCCCGCTGCCCAGCGGCGTGGAGCTGACCGCGTACCGCATCGTGCAGGAGGCGCTCACCAACACCCGCAAGCACGGCGGCCCCGACGCCGGGGCCAGCGTGCGCCTGGTCTACTTCGACGACGGCCTCGGACTCCTCGTCGAGGACGACGGCCGCGGCGCCCCGCACGAGCTGTACGAGGACGGCGGGGCGGACGGCGCGGGCCACGGCATGATCGGCATGCGGGAAAGGGTCGGCATGGTCGGCGGCACGCTCGACGCGGGCCCCCGCCCCGGCGGCGGCTTCCGGGTCAGCGCGCTGCTCCCGCTGAAACCGGCCGCGTGA
- a CDS encoding ABC transporter ATP-binding protein yields the protein MIRFENVTKRYADGTTAVDSLSFEVAEGELVTLVGPSGCGKTTTMKMVNRLIEPTEGRVYLDGEDISAIDPVQLRRRIGYVIQQVGLFPHRTVLENTATVPHLLGWKRAKARERAAELLDLVGLDPSVHGDRYPEQLSGGQRQRVGVARALAADPPVLLMDEPFGAVDPVVREHLQNEFLGLQERVRKTVLFVTHDIEEAVRLGDRIAVYGQGRIEQFDTPARVLGAPATPYVADFVGADRGLKRLSVTPVEEADLDLPPVVRPGEPLRDAVARIAGRGAGWAVVLDEQDRPLGWLPAGAEPAPGKDVTVRDGLRPMDARLPLGAPLRQALAAMLQHDAGWIAVVDDEDSGRYLGALTPGRLHEALRRSIGADAVDRTRSEVALETVTEAGRPAR from the coding sequence ATGATCCGGTTCGAGAACGTCACCAAGCGGTACGCCGACGGCACGACGGCCGTCGACTCACTCTCCTTCGAGGTGGCCGAGGGCGAACTCGTCACGCTCGTGGGCCCGTCAGGATGCGGCAAGACGACCACCATGAAGATGGTGAACCGGCTCATCGAGCCGACCGAGGGACGCGTGTACCTCGACGGCGAGGACATATCCGCGATCGATCCGGTCCAACTCCGCCGGCGCATCGGCTATGTGATCCAGCAAGTGGGCCTCTTCCCGCACAGGACGGTCCTGGAGAACACCGCCACCGTTCCCCATCTCCTCGGATGGAAACGCGCGAAGGCCCGGGAGCGGGCGGCGGAGCTGCTGGATCTGGTCGGCCTCGACCCGTCCGTGCACGGCGACCGCTACCCCGAGCAGCTTTCCGGCGGGCAGCGCCAACGCGTCGGCGTGGCACGGGCGCTGGCCGCGGACCCGCCGGTCCTGCTGATGGACGAACCGTTCGGCGCGGTCGACCCGGTGGTCCGCGAGCACCTGCAGAACGAGTTCCTGGGGCTCCAGGAGCGGGTGCGCAAGACCGTCCTCTTCGTCACCCACGACATCGAGGAGGCCGTCCGCCTCGGCGACCGGATCGCCGTCTACGGGCAGGGCCGGATCGAGCAGTTCGACACCCCCGCCCGGGTGCTCGGCGCCCCCGCCACCCCGTACGTCGCGGACTTCGTCGGCGCCGACCGCGGCCTGAAGCGGCTCTCGGTCACCCCCGTCGAGGAGGCCGACCTCGATCTGCCCCCGGTCGTCCGCCCCGGCGAACCGCTCCGGGACGCCGTCGCGCGGATCGCCGGCCGGGGCGCCGGGTGGGCGGTGGTGCTGGACGAACAGGACCGTCCGCTGGGCTGGCTGCCCGCCGGGGCGGAACCGGCCCCCGGCAAGGACGTCACCGTCCGCGACGGGCTGCGTCCCATGGACGCCCGTCTCCCGCTCGGCGCACCGCTCCGCCAGGCCCTCGCCGCGATGCTCCAGCACGACGCGGGATGGATCGCCGTCGTCGACGACGAGGATTCGGGCCGCTACCTCGGCGCCCTCACTCCCGGCCGGCTCCACGAGGCGCTGCGCCGCTCGATCGGCGCCGACGCGGTGGACCGCACCCGGTCCGAGGTGGCGCTGGAGACCGTCACGGAGGCGGGGCGGCCTGCCCGCTGA
- a CDS encoding ABC transporter substrate-binding protein, whose product MSRTSRIAGAVIGTIALAGSLAACGGDSLEKKDGGTSASSAPADAEKGSIVVGSAAFTESKVLAELYAQILADGGWSTSITTVENRELYEPSLEKGEIDVIPEYAATLAEFLNAKVNGAKEAEKTPVASGDVAATYAALEKLATPLGLKALPAGEAVDQNAFAVTKEFAAKNNLKTLSDLGKSKIKVKIAAGDECAVRPFCAPGLKATYGIDVAGIDPKGVGTPQAKQAVKDGVDQLVLSTTTDAVLDAYDLVFLEDDKHLQNADNLLPVVNAKDAGSPEVAALLAKVTDTLTTEDLAELNRKVDAERAKPADVAKEYLMSKKLIG is encoded by the coding sequence ATGAGCAGAACCTCGCGCATAGCGGGTGCGGTCATCGGGACGATCGCGTTGGCCGGGTCGCTCGCGGCCTGCGGGGGCGACAGCCTGGAGAAGAAGGACGGCGGCACGAGCGCGTCCTCCGCCCCGGCGGACGCCGAGAAGGGCTCCATCGTCGTGGGCTCCGCGGCCTTCACCGAGTCCAAGGTCCTCGCCGAGCTGTACGCCCAGATCCTCGCCGACGGCGGCTGGAGCACCTCCATCACCACGGTGGAGAACAGGGAGCTGTACGAACCCTCCCTGGAGAAGGGCGAGATCGACGTCATCCCCGAATACGCCGCCACTCTCGCCGAATTCCTCAACGCGAAGGTGAACGGGGCGAAGGAGGCGGAGAAGACACCGGTCGCCTCCGGTGACGTCGCCGCCACCTACGCCGCGCTGGAGAAGCTGGCGACCCCGCTCGGGCTGAAGGCCCTCCCGGCCGGAGAGGCGGTCGACCAGAATGCGTTCGCGGTGACGAAGGAATTCGCCGCGAAGAACAACCTGAAGACCCTTTCCGATCTTGGTAAGTCCAAGATCAAGGTAAAGATCGCGGCCGGCGACGAGTGCGCGGTGCGGCCCTTCTGCGCCCCCGGGCTGAAGGCGACGTACGGCATTGACGTGGCCGGTATCGACCCCAAGGGCGTCGGTACTCCGCAGGCCAAGCAGGCGGTGAAGGACGGGGTGGACCAGCTCGTGCTGAGCACCACCACGGACGCCGTCCTGGACGCGTACGACCTGGTCTTCCTGGAGGACGACAAGCACCTCCAGAACGCCGACAACCTGCTGCCCGTGGTGAATGCCAAGGACGCCGGATCGCCGGAGGTCGCCGCACTGCTCGCGAAGGTCACGGACACTCTGACCACCGAGGACCTCGCGGAACTCAACCGCAAGGTCGACGCGGAGCGCGCCAAGCCGGCGGACGTCGCCAAGGAGTATCTGATGTCGAAGAAGCTGATCGGCTGA
- a CDS encoding response regulator transcription factor, with amino-acid sequence MAIRVMLVDDQALLRTGFRMVLAAQPDMEVVAEAGDGAEAIDVLRATAVDVVLMDVRMPRLDGVEATRRICAQENPPKVLILTTFDLDEYAFTGLKAGASGFMLKDVPPGELLSAIRSVHSGDAVVAPSTTRRLLDRFSPMLPSTASEPGDKRVERLTEREREVMLLVAQGLSNGEIAGRLVLSEATVKTHVGRILTKLGLRDRVQVVVLAYESGLVRAGGGR; translated from the coding sequence ATGGCCATCCGCGTGATGCTCGTCGACGACCAGGCGCTGCTGCGCACCGGCTTCCGCATGGTGCTCGCGGCGCAGCCGGACATGGAGGTGGTCGCCGAGGCGGGCGACGGCGCCGAGGCGATCGACGTGCTCCGCGCCACCGCCGTCGACGTCGTGCTGATGGACGTCCGCATGCCGCGGCTGGACGGGGTGGAGGCCACCCGCCGCATCTGCGCGCAGGAGAACCCGCCGAAGGTGCTCATCCTGACCACCTTCGACCTGGACGAGTACGCCTTCACCGGCCTCAAGGCCGGGGCCAGCGGCTTCATGCTCAAGGACGTGCCGCCCGGAGAGCTGCTGAGCGCGATCCGCTCGGTGCACAGCGGGGACGCCGTCGTCGCGCCCTCCACCACCCGCAGGCTGCTCGACCGGTTCTCCCCGATGCTGCCGAGCACCGCCTCCGAGCCCGGGGACAAGCGCGTCGAGCGGCTCACCGAGCGGGAGCGCGAGGTGATGCTGCTGGTCGCGCAGGGACTGTCGAACGGCGAGATCGCGGGCCGGCTGGTGCTCTCGGAGGCCACGGTGAAGACGCACGTCGGCCGCATCCTCACCAAACTCGGGCTCCGCGACCGGGTCCAGGTCGTCGTCCTCGCCTACGAGTCGGGGCTGGTCCGCGCCGGAGGCGGGCGCTGA
- a CDS encoding ABC transporter permease gives MAGANCLVTNDWICGEYLRTRSQELTDATVQHVWITAVSVAIGLVIAFPLALLARRGRRFAGAVLGVTTVIYTVPSLAMFSLLLPVFGLSASLVVTGLVLYSLTILVRNILAGLEAVPEEAKEAARGMGYGPARLLWEVEIPLALPALMAGLRIASVSTVALTTVGSLVGKGGLGNLIRDALPSLFKAQVLAASVLCVLLAVGADLLLLGVQRWLTPWTRVRSGARAQAPAVSPAPAPAPVPETATKEVG, from the coding sequence ATGGCCGGGGCGAACTGCCTGGTGACGAACGACTGGATCTGCGGCGAGTACCTGCGCACCCGCAGCCAGGAGTTGACGGACGCGACCGTCCAGCACGTCTGGATCACCGCCGTGTCGGTGGCGATCGGGCTGGTGATCGCCTTCCCGCTGGCTCTTCTCGCCCGCCGCGGGCGGCGTTTCGCCGGTGCGGTCCTCGGGGTGACCACGGTGATCTACACCGTGCCCTCGCTGGCGATGTTCTCGCTCCTGCTGCCCGTGTTCGGGCTGTCCGCCTCGCTGGTGGTCACCGGACTGGTGCTGTACTCGCTGACCATCCTCGTACGGAACATCCTGGCCGGGCTCGAAGCGGTGCCCGAGGAGGCCAAGGAGGCCGCGCGCGGCATGGGGTACGGCCCCGCCCGGCTCCTCTGGGAGGTCGAGATCCCCCTCGCGCTGCCCGCGCTGATGGCCGGTCTGCGGATCGCCTCGGTCTCCACCGTGGCGCTCACCACGGTCGGTTCGCTCGTCGGCAAGGGCGGACTCGGCAACCTCATCCGGGACGCGCTGCCCAGCCTCTTCAAGGCCCAGGTGCTGGCGGCCTCGGTGCTGTGCGTGCTGCTGGCGGTCGGGGCCGACCTGCTGCTGCTCGGTGTGCAGCGGTGGCTGACGCCTTGGACCCGGGTGCGGTCGGGCGCCCGGGCCCAGGCGCCGGCGGTGTCCCCCGCACCGGCACCCGCGCCGGTCCCGGAGACCGCGACGAAGGAAGTGGGCTGA